GTCGGAAGGGCGCCTTCGTGGTCACGATGGACCCGCTGGTGTCCCTCGATGGCACCGAGCAACTCCCGGCCCCCGCCGAAACTACCGCAGGCCGCATCATTGCGGCCGGCGGCGCGGCCCGGGCCTCGGGGGTGTCGGTGACCGATGGTGCGGCTGTGCGCGATCTATTCGAGAACCTGGACCGGCTTGATGCGGTGGTGAACGTGGCGGGTATCACCCGGCCGACGAGCTTCGCCAAGGGCACAGAGCAGGACTGGCGGGGGGTGCTCGAGGTGCACCTCAAGGGGTACCTCAACATCCTCACCGCCGCGCTACCGATCATGGCGGAGGCCCGCTACGGCCGAGTCCTCGGGGTCACCTCGGGCTCGGGGTGGCGACCAGCGGACACCGGGGCCTACGGGTGTGCCAAGCGGGCCGTCGCCTCCCTTACCTGGCAGATGGGCAACGAAGCGCCGCCCGGCGTCACGGTCAACGCCGTGTCACCGATCGCGCTGACCCGGATGGTCACCGCCGCGCTCGGCCGGGCCCGGAGCGCTGGCGGAGGTGGTGGGGGTACATCGGCAACGGGCGGGCTGTCGCTTGGGTCGATGCCGGCACCGGAGGATTTGGGACCGTTGGGGGCATACCTGGTGGGGGCGGACGTGGGGTGGTGCAACGGCCGCGTGCTCTTTGCGGGCGGGTCGGAGGTGGCATTGATCGACGAACCCCAACTGTTGGAGGTCATTCGCAGCGACGACGTGAGGTCGCTGCCGCATCTTTTCGAGGCCGCCGCGGCGGCGGTACTGGCTCCGGCCGAGGCAACGCAGCTCACCAACGGCGGGAGCAATCCGCGCCTGGCCACGATCTTCGACGATCCCGGTGCAGTGGAAGGCCGGGCGGGGAAGGTGGGTTCGTGCTTCATCGTGGGCGAATCGCCGGGGGTGGCGGCGGCGGTCACCGCGGCCCTCGCGGCCCGGGGTGTCACCTGCGCCGCCGTCGCCGCCGCCCCGGCGAGCGGGTTCGCGGGGGCGGCCGAGGCGTTAGCCGCCACGGTCAGCCGGGTGGGCGCCCCCGATGCGGTGGTGGTGGCCCTCGACGGCACCCCCGGCGCGCCCGGGGGGGCGAGTGGTTGGGAGCGGTTGCTCGCCGAGCACGCCGAAGTGGTGGACCACATCCACCGCGACGCCGGGTGGGTGCGCGCCGTGGCCGATTACGCGGCGGCGGCGGACCGCCCGCTTCGGCTGGTGACCCTCACCGATGCCACCACCGCCGGCGGCCGCAGCCGGGCCCAGTCCTCGGCGCAGTTGGCGCGCTCCTCTCGGCGAGCCACCGGCGAGCGCGTGGCGGCGTTCGCGGTGAGCATGGAGGCGCTGGGTGACGATGCCCTCGGTCCGATCGGCGAACTCACCGCCCACCTCCTTTGCAGCCCCGCGGGCATCGACCTCGCTGGGGCGGAGTTGGTGACGGGCGCTGGCTGGTGCGGCCTGCGTAGCCACCCGCACCCGAGCGGCAGCATCGTCTTTGGAGGTCCGGAACTCCCCGAGTGGTTCGACGCCACGTTGCGAGCGCTGGTGGGTCGATGACCGCTCGCCCCACCCGGGTGGTGGATGCGCACGTGCACCTGTGGGATCCGGCCCGCACCGACTGGTACCCGTATCTCTCGGGTCGTCAAGCCCTGAACATGGGCGACGTATCGGGGATGTCGCGCCGGTTCGACGTGCCCATCTACCGGGCGGAGTCGGGGGGGTGGAACGTGGAAAAACTGGTGAACGTGGCCGCCGCCACGGGTGGCCACTCGATCGCCGAGACGCTCGAACTCGACGAGCGAGCGCAAGTCGATGGCCTTCTGGCGGCGATCATCGGCGGCCTTCCCCCTAC
This DNA window, taken from Acidimicrobiia bacterium, encodes the following:
- a CDS encoding SDR family oxidoreductase, giving the protein MTGSGAPAAGQPVVVVTGGGGGIGAAIATELGRKGAFVVTMDPLVSLDGTEQLPAPAETTAGRIIAAGGAARASGVSVTDGAAVRDLFENLDRLDAVVNVAGITRPTSFAKGTEQDWRGVLEVHLKGYLNILTAALPIMAEARYGRVLGVTSGSGWRPADTGAYGCAKRAVASLTWQMGNEAPPGVTVNAVSPIALTRMVTAALGRARSAGGGGGGTSATGGLSLGSMPAPEDLGPLGAYLVGADVGWCNGRVLFAGGSEVALIDEPQLLEVIRSDDVRSLPHLFEAAAAAVLAPAEATQLTNGGSNPRLATIFDDPGAVEGRAGKVGSCFIVGESPGVAAAVTAALAARGVTCAAVAAAPASGFAGAAEALAATVSRVGAPDAVVVALDGTPGAPGGASGWERLLAEHAEVVDHIHRDAGWVRAVADYAAAADRPLRLVTLTDATTAGGRSRAQSSAQLARSSRRATGERVAAFAVSMEALGDDALGPIGELTAHLLCSPAGIDLAGAELVTGAGWCGLRSHPHPSGSIVFGGPELPEWFDATLRALVGR